The genomic window TTGACTCGCTTTCATAAGCGCAATGGTTGCTCTTGGACTAGCACCGAGCTCGATATCTCGATTGGTTCTTGTAGCATGTATTAGGTTAACAATATACGTTTTTACACTTTCATGAATAAAAATATCCCGAGCTACCTTTTGCAGTTCAATGACTTGATCTAAATTAATGACATTTGTAATGGCATCAATTGGATGCTCTCTTTCAACTCGATTCAGTAATTCCAATTCTTCTTCCACAGTAGGGTACCCAAGTTGAATCTTAACTAAAAATCGATCAAGCTGTGCCTCTGGCAAAGGGAATGTTCCTGCATATTCAATTGGGTTTTGAGTTGCAAGAACGAAAAAGGGAGCATGAATGTGCATCGTCTCACCATCAACTGTCACATTTCCCTCTTCCAATGCTTCAAGTAAAGCAGATTGTGTTTTAGGTGAGGTACGATTAATTTCATCGGCAAGTACGACATTTGCCATAATAGGTCCTGGTTTAAATTCAAATAATTGAGTCTTTTGATTATAAATGGCAGCACCTGTTACATCGGAAGGTAATAAATCTGGTGTAAATTGAATTCGCTTAAATTCCCCACCGATGGTTTTTGCCATTGCTCGTACAAATACAGTCTTCCCCACACCTGGTACGTCTTCCAGCAGCACGTGACCACCTGCAAGTAAGGCTACTAATGAGAGTTTAATCTCTTTACGCTTGCCAATAATTACTTTTTCAACGTTATCAATAATTGTGTCTATCGTGTTAATGTACGAATGGAAAGTGGTCATGAATCCTGTTGTCCCCCTATAACTGCACTTTTTCATATTGTACCATCTTCATCTTGTAGAATAATAGTAGCAGACTCGCAACATCCTCATTTACATATACCCTATTATCAATTGTATTCGCAATAAGATTAAGTCAATGTCCTATCTATACAACGTGATCATCATTTAATCTTAAAAGCCCTATTTAGTAAGAGAAAAAGGATAAGCGGCGCTTAAATGGTGAGGCAGCACCGCCGAAGTAGGTTGAGGATGAGAACTCCTCTTTATTAAGATGCTTATTTTTACAATCCGTTACAATTGGCGAAAGACTTGCACTAAGTCTTTTTCAATCGTTGCCCACGTAGTTTCCTGTTTAAACAGTTGATGCATTTTTGGAATGAACGTCTCTTTAAACGCAAGCTCATATTGAGGAGAATCTTTTTCAGGTAACAAAGCCTTATAGTTTGAAACGATTTCCTCTACCGCTGCAGCCCTCGGTCCCCATTTCGCTATTTCTTCCCCTTTTTCGTTTATAAAAATGATAATCGGTATTGAACGGGCTGTTCCGTTCGTTAAATAACGATCCATTAATTCTACATTCTCATCGCGAATTAAAAACCGGCACTCCATTAAGCTATTGTTTGCTAACTTTAGCAAAATCGGAATATTCACCATGGCATCCCCACACCAATCAGCAGTTAGCACGATGGCTTTTATTCCTTTTCCTGTGACAGCTTGTGTAACATTCTCAGCTTCTTGACTCAATTGATACGTATGGTATATCGACCGTAACGTCTCTTGATTTACTTGCATCGATTCGACATATTCTTGAGCAGTCATTCCTTTTTTAAACCATTCGAATAAATTCACTATAGATACTCCTTTACCGTTCATCATTTGGCTATAGTTTACCACAGTTTCAATGCTTAAGCCCCAAGAATGATTGCAGACGTTTTTTTCTTACAGAATCGGTTATAATTCCTCTTCTTTTCACACACACTATTGAAAAATGAGGAGGAGTAATTATAAAATGGGTCACCTAAAGAAAACGATTGCAATCCTATCCTTTGTTATGCTACTTCTTGGGCTACTCATCCAATCGTCTCACCCCGTTGAAGCGAAAAATGATCGCCCTTTTTCCTTTGTATGGATGTCCGATACACAATACTACTCACAGAAATACCCTTATATTTATGACCAAATGACATCTTGGATTGTTGACCACTCAAAAGAAGAGAATCTTAAGTATGTTATACACACTGGGGATATTATCGACCGAATGAACAATGAGTTTGAATGGATCCAAGCTGATGTTGCCATGAAGAAACTGGATCAAGCAAATATGCCTTACGGAGTCCTAGCTGGCAATCACGACATCAATCATAACGATCGCGATTATACTTTGTTCAAAACCTACTTTGGGGAAGAGCGCTTTAAACCGATGAAAGCATTTAAAGGATCGTACCAGAACAATGAGGCTCACTACGATATAATAGAAGTAAACCGACATAAAATCCTTATTTTGTACATTGGCTTTGGCTGGAATCAGCAAACCATTTCCTGGGCTGAAGATGTGTTACAGACGCACCCTGATCATCCTGTCATACTAGCAACTCATCGGTATTTACAAGTTGATGGACAGCGCTCGAAAGATGGCGAAACACTCTTTAGAAAACTTGTCATGCCTTATGAAAATGTTCAGCTTGTACTGAGCGGACACTACCATGGACATGCACAGCGGTTTGATAGATTGGATCAAGATGGGGACGGTATAAACGAACGAATGGTTGTTCAATTGTTATCTGATTATCAAAGCTATGATAAAGGCGGTAACGGATTTATGAGAATCTTAACGTTTCATCCTGCTACTTCTTCAGTAGCCATTCGAACATATTCACCATTCACAGGTGAACATTTACTTGAAGATGAAGAATTCCAAAAAATTCCAATGAGTTTTCATTTTCCATTTGCTTTTTAACATATCGCCCAAATTCCATTCCGCGTTCACCTTTTTAAGTGTACAGCCATATTGTGTACTAACCAAGAAAGGTGGTGCTTAATATGAGCTATTATCAAGCTGGTTACGGAAATCCTTGTTGTCCTCCACCACCTTGTGGAGGATATGGTTACGGTCCAGGTCCAGGCGGTTACGGACCTGGATACGGTGGGTACGGTGGTGGCTGGGCTATTGGCATTGTCGTCGTACTGTTCATCCTTATCATTATTATTGGTGGGGCTGGCTTCTGGGGTGGCGGCTTTGGTGCTGGTGGTTATGGCCCTGGCCCAGGTGGTAAACCTTGCTAACAAAAAGACATCAGCACATGTGCTGATGTCTTTTTGTTAATAATAGTATCCTCCGCCATACGGTGGATACCCATACGGTGGATAACCGCCATAGCCATAGCCATAACCGGGACCGCCGCCAAAAAGATAGGGCGCAACAAGCGCTCCTCCTAAGCCACCAACGAAACCACCTAACAGTGCATTTCCCCCTCCATAAAAGGGTCTTCTACCATAGCCACCGTATCCAAAGGGTCTGCGGAAATCTTGAGGCGTTTGCCTCATATATCTATATGGTGGATGCATGTGTATGAAACCTCCTAGCCAGTTATGAGGTATACTATGCGGAGACAACCAGGCATGTGCTGAGCAAAAAGAAAAATTTAATCAAGAAACGTGTTATACATGTGGTCAATAATCGGAAGCACGTCACCACTTCCAACTCCCTCTTGCATGATCGCGAGCAGTAAATTTGATTCATCACTCTCATAACTCACTACCCAGCCGAGTGTATCTTCACCTACCTCAGCTGTTCCTGTTTTTGCCGCAATGGCATAATCGTTTCGTTCTAAAGAATGTGCTGTTCCATGGTCGCTAGATACAACATACTTTAATGCCTCATCAACCAATGTAGCAGTCTCAGCCGATACAGGCTCCATTAACACTTGCCCCGTCTCTTCTTCTTGCTCCAAGATAGGCTGAATAAGTTGGCCTTCATTTATGAATGTTGTAAACATCGCTGCTAGATGAACAGGGTTTGTTAAGATTTCTCCTTGGCCATAACCCGTATCGGCAAGCTGAATCTCTGATTTAAATCCTTCTTCTCCTGTAAGCAGTGATTGCTGAAGAGAATAGGTAAATGCAAACGTTTCGTTAAACCCAAACGCCTCTGCTCCAGCTAGCAGTTCCTCCTCCCCTATTGCAAGCGCAGCTTGGGCAAAATAAATATTATCTGAATACGCCATGGCATCAAATAAGTCAACTGCTCCATTTGGATCTGTCACACGTCGAACGTGATAACCGCCCCAATCTGAATCGGCTGGCTGCCATTCGTGACCAGGTTCGTCAACGGTTTCATTCGGATCTACCGTACCTGAATCAACACCAATTGCGGCAGTGATAGCTTTCATTGTAGAACCGGGTGAAAAACGATTTGAAAAACGATTTAATAATGGCTGGTCTTCGTTTTCTTCCAGCTCCTCACGTTGAGCACTAGGCAGCCCTAAGGTCATTTGGTTTGGATCATAACTAGGTGAACTTACTAACGCTAGCGTTTCTCCTGTTTCAGAATCAAGGGCAACAGCAGTGCCAGGCTCTCCGTCTAATTCGTTCATTAGCTCTTCTTGTAGATCCATTCGAATCGTAAGATGGACATTATCACCATCCTCCGCTTCTCGTTCCACAATCGTTTCTTTTCGTTCACCATCAGCATCGACGATAACGATTTCCCCACCAGGAGCACCACGTAGCTGTTCTTCCTTTATTAGTTCTAAACCTGTTTGCCCTACAAGAGATTGTTCTGTGTACCCTTCCTCTCTTCGCTCTTCAAGCTGCTCTGCGGTTATAGGGCGTATGTAGCCTATTAGGTGCGCCGCCGCTTCACCGAAAGGATAGACCCGTCCTTCACTCATTTGATACGTGAATCCAGGCACGTCCTCATATAGCGCTTCAATCGCCTCCAATTCAGAGGCTGGCATTTGGCCAATTAAGACAAGGCTACCTTCTTCCACCCAGCTTTGATCTAACGCTTGCTCAATTGACTCCTTTGAACGTCCCAATCGATCCGCGATTTCTGCTATTTCAGACTCTTCCTCTTCAAATCGATTCGGTACAACCGCTAAATCAATGACTTCCCCATTGATAGCTAAACCCTGCCCCTCTTTATCAAAGATTTCTCCACGTTTTTGTTTAGAAGCGTTGTACCTAACTGAATCTTCATCACTCAAATCAGGAAAGATGAGTTGAGAACCCCACTCTAGTTTCCAACTAGGATCGTCTTCTCGTTCATCCCAAACGAAAGAAAGCTGCTCTTCAAATTCGTACTCGCCAGCAACTGTGGTCATAGAAACGTTTACAGGAATTTGTTCTTCATTTTCTCCTGTAAACTCCTCAGGAACAATCGCTTCTATAGTAAAGTCATTTATTAGTCCATCATAAATATTTTCATAACGCGCTATAAAATCTTCTTCCGATATAGACTCTTGAACGTCACTTGTTACCATCTGATACATAGAAGCATAGTCACGATTTTCCCAATGGTCGATAAATGACTGAGCTGAATTTTCTGGTGTCTCTGTTGAACATGCTGCTAAAAATATGCTAATAATTGAAAAAGTGCTAAATACGGCTGCTTTCTTCAATCCATTCAATCCCCTTTTTTACATTTCAATTTCCTTTCCATTACATTCACTTTACCATACTCCAAATCCGGTTTGAACCATTTCACTTTGATAAACGTAAGCAGTAAACACAAAAAACACGAAAAACAGGCAGATGATTCCGAGCGCATTCCCCTCGCCTATCATGTCCTATCTCGCGTGTTTTTCGTCATTGTTCAGTTATTCGTTACAATCGTTAGTTTATCTTTAATGCTTGTACGCTCTTTCGCTTCTGGTACGAAATCCGCATACCCAATCATTAACGTTCCAATAATTTTTTCGCCACTTTCCACTCCAATTGCTTCTCGAAAGATAGGATCGTAAATCCAATCATTCGTTCGCCAAATCATGCCAATACCTCTTGCCCATGCTGCTAATTGGAAGTTTTGTATCATGGCACTTACAGCTCCGTAATCTTCATCCCATGTTTTTTGACGTGGGTGCTCAGGCATTACAACAACGAGATGAAGGGGGATTTGGTTGAAATAAGCTGCTTTCTTTTTCGCTTTTTCAGGTAAGGTTTGATCTGCACCCAATTGTGATTTTTTATAAGCGTTTATAAACGCTTCTTTGCCTTCATCAGCAAATAAAATAAAGCGCCATGGTTCTGTTAATTTGTGATTCGGCGCCCATTTTGCCACTTCTAGCAGTGAAATGATTTCATCTATTGATACAGCATCAGATTTAAATTTTTTAATGGAACGTCTACCTTTTATAATAGAATCAATTGTCGTTATGTGATTCGTCATTGTATAACCATCCTTTTATCTAGCATTACGTTTAGTGTAGCGAATGCTTGAATCGAAAGCAAGGAATGATTCTCATTTTCAATTAGAAAATTGTATCGACACCTTTACAGCCTTCCCTATAAGGATGTCGCTAGATTAAGAATGAAACCGACCTAAAAACGATTTCAATCGCTCCGTTTGTGGATGTTGAATGACTTGACTCGGCGTACCTTGTTCAGCTATTCTTCCTGCATCTAAAAAGAAAACCCTATCGGCTACATCAAGTGCGAAATCCATCTCATGGGTGATGAGCATCATCGTCGTTTCTCCTTCAGCTGCAATATCGCGTATGACTTCTAATACTTCCCCTACAAGTTCGGGGTCAAGGGCAGCCGTCACCTCATCAAACAACAGAACCTTTGGCTGCATCACGAGCGAGCGAGCAATCGCCACCCGTTGTTGTTGTCCACCAGAAAGCTGTGAGGGATACATATCTATTTTGTCTTCGAGTCCTACTTTCATTAGCATTTCCCTTGCCCTAGCCTGTGCTTCTTCCTTACTCAACCCTAGCACATGGATAGGCGCCTCTGTACAGTTTCTCATTATTGTCATGTGAGGAAATAGATTGTACTGTTGAAACACCATTCCAATATTGCCTCTCACTCTACGCAAATGCTTCTCATCAGCGGGTAGTAGTTTCCCATCGACCTCCTTATGCCACAGCATCTCACCATCTACTTCAATCGTACCTTCTGTCGGTTGCTCAAGGGTCATTAACATTCGAATAATCGTTGTTTTCCCAGAGCCTGAGGGACCAATTAAAGCAATTTTCTCTCCTTTTTTCACGTCAATATTTAATTCATTTAAGACAACCGTATCGCCGAATGCTTTTTTTATATTCCGGTACCGTACAATGACATCTTGGTCTGTTTTGTCTTCTACACTCACGTTTTCATCCCCCTTGTTTCTACTTTATTTCCATGTAAATTGCCGACTTTCCGCTCCAGGTACCGAATAAATAAAGCAGATGGATAACTTAAAATAAGAAATAGAAAACCGACAATGGTTATTGGTTCCACAAAGCTATACGTCTGAGAACCGATTGCACGAGCCGTTGACATCATCTCCATTACAAATACACCTAGTAACAAAGGGGTTTCTTTAAACAAGACGATTAAATAATTTCCTAGCATTGGAATCACTGGAGGAACAGCTTGAGGGAGAATAATTTTCTTCCACATCTGTGCCTTTGAAAAGTTGAGTGCTTTTCCTGCTTCCCATTGACTGTTCGGAACAGCGTTAATACCAGACCGATAAATTTCCGACACGTATGTAGCATAATGGATACCGAGAACAAGAACTCCTGTTTGAAAACCCGTTAAAGGAGTTGTATAGAATACAAAAAACAATTGAACAAGTGGTGGTGTTGCACGAATAAACTCAATGATGCCAGCAATCGATAGTGCTAACGGCTTAAAAGCCGAGCGCCTTAGTAAAGCAAATACTAATCCGACTGTTAACGACAAAAAATATGCACTAATGGTTACAGAAATGGTTACTGTAATGGCCGATAAAATGTCAGGGAAGATTTCCCATGCAAAAGCCCAATCCCATACATCACTCATGAAAGTGTCACCCCTTTAGAAGCACGTTTTTCTAAATACCGAGCGAGTACAATAAGTGGCAGTGCAAGTAAGAAATAAGCAACTAATAAATACGTGTAAATTTCTACTTGGCTACTAATAGCAGTATTGCTACCTCTCAAAACGTTCGCATTAAAGGTTAAGTCGGCAAGTCCAATAAAATACACAAGGGAAGTCCCTTTTAACAGTTCAATCGCATTATTGCCAAAGCCAGGTAACATTAAGCGAAAAGCCTGTGGCAAAATGACTAGGCGCAATCGTTGAAAACGCGACATATTCAGAGAGATCGCCGCTTCAGTTTGACCAATATGTATCGAGTTAATCGCACTTCTTACCACTTCAGAAGCATAAGCGCCGTAATTTAACCCTACTGCTAATGAACCGGCTAGCATTAAACTCATGGAGATTCCATCAATCAGTTGGGGTAACGCATAATACAAAAAGAACATTTGCACGAGTAGAGACGTGCCTCGAAATAACTCAACAAAAACAGCAGCTATCGTACGAACAATAGCAAATTGAGACGTCCGCATTAATCCTGCTATGATGGCAATAGAATAAGCAAGAAGCGCACCATAAAGAAACACCATCACAGTTGTTGTCAGCCCTTGTAAAATAAAGGGAGCAAACGTCATAAAATTTGAAAACATCCATCACACCTCTTTTTCTACGAAAAAAAGCATGGGTAACGGTTGTGCATCACCATGCTTCCCTCATACTATTTCCTATTAGCCATTCCTCTCACAACGGTCTTCAGTTGTTAGATTATCTGGAGGCAAATTCGCTTCTGTAAAACCAAATTCTTCGATAATAGCAAGAAGTTCACCGGACTCAATTAATTCTTGTAACCCTTCATTGTAGGCTTCTCTTAATTCATCATCTGCAAACACAGCAGCACCATATGCTGTGACAGGCTCACCATCTATAATCGGTTGTTCAAATTCCTCAACGAACTCCACTTCACCTGAGGTATTATTTTGAGCTGCTGAATTTGCTGTAGCATCGGTGGCAACCATAACATCAGCCATCCCACTTTCAACTGCCGCAATATTGTCGGCGATGCTTGATCCTTGCATGAATTGACTCGAATCAATCCCTAAGTTTTCAAGCATCCCAATCTGATTTGCACCTGACATCACGGCTACCGTCACATCAGGATTTGCTACAATATCTTCATAACTATGCAAATTAAGAGGGTTTCCTGTTTGAACGACAATCCCTTCTCCATATTGAATTTCAATATCGCCGAAGTTCCCCATTTCACAGCGCTGAGGTTGTACATCCATTGCAGCAGTTGCCATATCAAATGAACCAGAATTTACCCCTTCAATTAATGCACCAAAATCATTTACAGTTCCTTCGATATCGTCATAACCAATCCGTTGCAACACGGCACGAGCAATCTCAGGAGCCGCTCCAGTTACTTCATTATTCTCAATGTCGATGTATCCGTATGGCTCTTCGTTCGCTACACCAACGGAAATAATGCCACCGCCGTCTCCATCTGTTTCATCACTGCTACCGCAAGCAACGAGGGCTATAGATGTTACAACTAAAAATCCGAACATTCCTACTTTTCTCAATATAAATCCCCCTTTTACAAGATCGTTTAACAAAAAACAAGTTGTTCCTTTTCGCTCTTTCTATTTCCCAACAACCTCTTTTTCATTGAACAAGTCTACTATGAGTATCATCATAGCATATTCACAAGTTTGTTAAAAATCAATTATTCAGCATATTCCTCCTTCTTTTTGCTTATTTTCGCTTTAGCCTCTTTCTCATTAAAATACATCTGAATAACTTAAAAATAATCAACTTTCCAAAAAATAACGCAGTTTGTTTGTTTATTTTCGCCTTATATAAGTATGATTAGTGTAAGAAACAGAAAAGAGCAAGGAATCTCCCTGCTCTTTTACGATATTACTCTTCTTGTTCTTCCATTTCTTGTTCTAAATCTGCTTGCATCTCTGCCATTTTTTCTTGTGCCTCTTCAAGTGTAATAGCTTGTTCAATTGCGTCTTCATCATAATCAACCTCTTCTAGCTGATCAAACTGACTAAATTCGTACACAACCTCTTCCGAAAACAGTTGCCCAACTTCGGCTATTTCACCTTCCATAGATAATTCACTTCGTTCTTGCGTGAAGTTGTCTTTTTGAATAAGTAATTCAAAATTAAAATCTTGAAGGTCAACCTCTAACTCTTCCGGGCTTTCACCCATAAAGGCTAATGCAAGATTTTTCACCTCGTCGTCCGTACCTGATGCCGATAGATGGTAATGGTCTTCTGTTTCTTCTAAGCTCAGTGCATCAGTATGATTTGCTAAAGTTGTTAATTGATCCTCGGCTGGTTGAAAAGACTCTGATCCAGAAATGCCGCTTTCTTCTGCAGAAAGTTGAATCCATTCCTCAAGCATTGGCTCTTCCGTATAAAACGCTCCATCATGCATAAAGGTCATCGCCGGTTGACCTTCCTCTTCGTTTTCAGCTTGTTGCTCCGATATGGAAAAAGCAAACGGTTCCCGTATAATCTTCGTTGTTGTTACAGAACCTTGTCCCTCTTGACCGCTGGCCGTTGTATCCATTTGGTAACTCGTTTTTTCTGCCATCTGTTCTTGTGCATTTTCTAAGATTGTATCGATTTCACCTTGATCTGCTTGATCATCTTGACATCCAGCTAGCGCGATCGCTGCAATAAGAATAAATGGTGTTTTTTTCACGCTTAGCACCTCGTTTTATTTGACTTCCTCGTCACTCTAACATATGAACAAAGTAGAGAACGACGACTTCATCAAATTCCCCTATTTTTATAGACTTTACGTCATTTCAACAGAACGCCACCTATTTTTTTAGAATCAACCATAATTTACAATATTTCTTTAAACGAACCGTAAGATTCATTTATGGTCGCGAAGGGTATAATAGTCCATATTACTCATTATGGAGGATTTCTTTTATGAATAAACCACTTCTTTCTGTTATTGTTCCTTCATTTAACGAAGAACAAAATGTCGAGCCCTTTTACTTTGCTTTAAAAGAAGTGCTTGACCAAAGCCATTATCGCTTTGAAGTGATTTATATTGATGACGGTAGTTCTGATTCCACCCTTTCTTTACTCCAACGTCTCTCTACTTGGCACCCCCAAGTAAATTATATTTCATTTACAAGAAATTTCGGTAAAGAAGCAGCCATTTTAGCCGGATTTCAACATTCGAAAGGGGATTGTGTGATTGTCATTGATGCCGACCTTCAGCACCCAGTCGAAATGATTCACGAGCTTCTTGATGGGTACGAGGAAGGATACGACCAGGTCATTGCGTGCCGAAATCGAAAAGGAGACAATTTTGTTAAAACGGCTTTGTCAAAGGTCTACTATAAACTTATTAACAAAGTCGTCGACGTTCAGCTCGAAGATGGGGCTGGCGATTTTCGCTTGTTAAGTCGAAGAGCTGTTGATGCCTTACTCATTTTAAGTGAAGGGAATCGTTTTTCAAAAGGATTGTTCTCATGGATTGGTTTTGATCAAAAAGTGGTTCATTATGAAAACGTCAGTCGCCAAAATGGTGAATCAAAATGGTCCATACAGAAACTTATTAATTATGGAATTGACGGGATTGTATCATTTAACTTAAAACCGCTTCGTATTTGTTTCTATATGGGCGGTATGATCTTGTTAGCTGCACTTGCTTACATTCTTGTCATGCTCACACAAATCGTTCGAACAGGTATCGACGTCCCTGGGTATTTCACCATTATTTCAGCTGTTTTATTCCTTGGAGGGATTCAATTATTATCACTAGGTATTATTGGCGAATATATTGGCCGAATTTACAATGAAACAAAAAAAAGACCGCATTATTTAGTTAAAGAATCCAATGCTACAAAAGGAAAACGATATGAACGCATTCAGTAATTTTTGTCAGAAAATCTATCGAAACCAATTTATGCGATTCGCTTTTGTTGGAGGGATTAATACACTTGTATTTTATTCCCTCTTCTTGCTTTTTCATCAAGTCTTTTCCCTGTTTTATTTAGTTGCTCACATCTTAGCCTTTATTCTTTCAATGATTGTTTCTTATTTTTTAAATGTTTTTTTTACGTTTGGTGTGAAACCATCTATAAAAACATTTTTACAATTCCCGCTAACACAAGTGGTAAATTTCACTGTATCAACGAGCCTCGTCTTTGTATTCGTTGAACTATTTAAGTTATCTCCTGTTATTGCGCCGATATTTGCAGTATTTCTAACAGTACCCATTACGTTCGTTATTACAGCGAAAATTTTAAAACGAGATGGAGTTTCACATGAATCTTAAAAAAGCACTCATTCTTGTTAGTTTAAGCCTAGTGGTCGCGTTTCTTGCCCACGGTTTCTTTCTGTATCAACTACTACATGGGCAATTTATGGTT from Shouchella hunanensis includes these protein-coding regions:
- a CDS encoding AAA family ATPase; translated protein: MTTFHSYINTIDTIIDNVEKVIIGKRKEIKLSLVALLAGGHVLLEDVPGVGKTVFVRAMAKTIGGEFKRIQFTPDLLPSDVTGAAIYNQKTQLFEFKPGPIMANVVLADEINRTSPKTQSALLEALEEGNVTVDGETMHIHAPFFVLATQNPIEYAGTFPLPEAQLDRFLVKIQLGYPTVEEELELLNRVEREHPIDAITNVINLDQVIELQKVARDIFIHESVKTYIVNLIHATRTNRDIELGASPRATIALMKASQANALINGRDYVSPDDVKDIALSVLGHRIRLTNESLLKVKKVDAVLEDVIAHIRVPLVDKKEKVK
- a CDS encoding thioredoxin family protein; this encodes MNLFEWFKKGMTAQEYVESMQVNQETLRSIYHTYQLSQEAENVTQAVTGKGIKAIVLTADWCGDAMVNIPILLKLANNSLMECRFLIRDENVELMDRYLTNGTARSIPIIIFINEKGEEIAKWGPRAAAVEEIVSNYKALLPEKDSPQYELAFKETFIPKMHQLFKQETTWATIEKDLVQVFRQL
- a CDS encoding metallophosphoesterase, whose protein sequence is MGHLKKTIAILSFVMLLLGLLIQSSHPVEAKNDRPFSFVWMSDTQYYSQKYPYIYDQMTSWIVDHSKEENLKYVIHTGDIIDRMNNEFEWIQADVAMKKLDQANMPYGVLAGNHDINHNDRDYTLFKTYFGEERFKPMKAFKGSYQNNEAHYDIIEVNRHKILILYIGFGWNQQTISWAEDVLQTHPDHPVILATHRYLQVDGQRSKDGETLFRKLVMPYENVQLVLSGHYHGHAQRFDRLDQDGDGINERMVVQLLSDYQSYDKGGNGFMRILTFHPATSSVAIRTYSPFTGEHLLEDEEFQKIPMSFHFPFAF
- a CDS encoding penicillin-binding transpeptidase domain-containing protein; this translates as MKKAAVFSTFSIISIFLAACSTETPENSAQSFIDHWENRDYASMYQMVTSDVQESISEEDFIARYENIYDGLINDFTIEAIVPEEFTGENEEQIPVNVSMTTVAGEYEFEEQLSFVWDEREDDPSWKLEWGSQLIFPDLSDEDSVRYNASKQKRGEIFDKEGQGLAINGEVIDLAVVPNRFEEEESEIAEIADRLGRSKESIEQALDQSWVEEGSLVLIGQMPASELEAIEALYEDVPGFTYQMSEGRVYPFGEAAAHLIGYIRPITAEQLEERREEGYTEQSLVGQTGLELIKEEQLRGAPGGEIVIVDADGERKETIVEREAEDGDNVHLTIRMDLQEELMNELDGEPGTAVALDSETGETLALVSSPSYDPNQMTLGLPSAQREELEENEDQPLLNRFSNRFSPGSTMKAITAAIGVDSGTVDPNETVDEPGHEWQPADSDWGGYHVRRVTDPNGAVDLFDAMAYSDNIYFAQAALAIGEEELLAGAEAFGFNETFAFTYSLQQSLLTGEEGFKSEIQLADTGYGQGEILTNPVHLAAMFTTFINEGQLIQPILEQEEETGQVLMEPVSAETATLVDEALKYVVSSDHGTAHSLERNDYAIAAKTGTAEVGEDTLGWVVSYESDESNLLLAIMQEGVGSGDVLPIIDHMYNTFLD
- a CDS encoding nitroreductase family protein, with product MTNHITTIDSIIKGRRSIKKFKSDAVSIDEIISLLEVAKWAPNHKLTEPWRFILFADEGKEAFINAYKKSQLGADQTLPEKAKKKAAYFNQIPLHLVVVMPEHPRQKTWDEDYGAVSAMIQNFQLAAWARGIGMIWRTNDWIYDPIFREAIGVESGEKIIGTLMIGYADFVPEAKERTSIKDKLTIVTNN
- the ehuA gene encoding ectoine/hydroxyectoine ABC transporter ATP-binding protein EhuA, whose translation is MSVEDKTDQDVIVRYRNIKKAFGDTVVLNELNIDVKKGEKIALIGPSGSGKTTIIRMLMTLEQPTEGTIEVDGEMLWHKEVDGKLLPADEKHLRRVRGNIGMVFQQYNLFPHMTIMRNCTEAPIHVLGLSKEEAQARAREMLMKVGLEDKIDMYPSQLSGGQQQRVAIARSLVMQPKVLLFDEVTAALDPELVGEVLEVIRDIAAEGETTMMLITHEMDFALDVADRVFFLDAGRIAEQGTPSQVIQHPQTERLKSFLGRFHS
- the ehuD gene encoding ectoine/hydroxyectoine ABC transporter permease subunit EhuD — encoded protein: MSDVWDWAFAWEIFPDILSAITVTISVTISAYFLSLTVGLVFALLRRSAFKPLALSIAGIIEFIRATPPLVQLFFVFYTTPLTGFQTGVLVLGIHYATYVSEIYRSGINAVPNSQWEAGKALNFSKAQMWKKIILPQAVPPVIPMLGNYLIVLFKETPLLLGVFVMEMMSTARAIGSQTYSFVEPITIVGFLFLILSYPSALFIRYLERKVGNLHGNKVETRGMKT
- the ehuC gene encoding ectoine/hydroxyectoine ABC transporter permease subunit EhuC, with product MFSNFMTFAPFILQGLTTTVMVFLYGALLAYSIAIIAGLMRTSQFAIVRTIAAVFVELFRGTSLLVQMFFLYYALPQLIDGISMSLMLAGSLAVGLNYGAYASEVVRSAINSIHIGQTEAAISLNMSRFQRLRLVILPQAFRLMLPGFGNNAIELLKGTSLVYFIGLADLTFNANVLRGSNTAISSQVEIYTYLLVAYFLLALPLIVLARYLEKRASKGVTLS
- the ehuB gene encoding ectoine/hydroxyectoine ABC transporter substrate-binding protein EhuB, producing MRKVGMFGFLVVTSIALVACGSSDETDGDGGGIISVGVANEEPYGYIDIENNEVTGAAPEIARAVLQRIGYDDIEGTVNDFGALIEGVNSGSFDMATAAMDVQPQRCEMGNFGDIEIQYGEGIVVQTGNPLNLHSYEDIVANPDVTVAVMSGANQIGMLENLGIDSSQFMQGSSIADNIAAVESGMADVMVATDATANSAAQNNTSGEVEFVEEFEQPIIDGEPVTAYGAAVFADDELREAYNEGLQELIESGELLAIIEEFGFTEANLPPDNLTTEDRCERNG
- a CDS encoding DUF6612 family protein; this encodes MKKTPFILIAAIALAGCQDDQADQGEIDTILENAQEQMAEKTSYQMDTTASGQEGQGSVTTTKIIREPFAFSISEQQAENEEEGQPAMTFMHDGAFYTEEPMLEEWIQLSAEESGISGSESFQPAEDQLTTLANHTDALSLEETEDHYHLSASGTDDEVKNLALAFMGESPEELEVDLQDFNFELLIQKDNFTQERSELSMEGEIAEVGQLFSEEVVYEFSQFDQLEEVDYDEDAIEQAITLEEAQEKMAEMQADLEQEMEEQEE